The following proteins are encoded in a genomic region of Drosophila miranda strain MSH22 chromosome 4, D.miranda_PacBio2.1, whole genome shotgun sequence:
- the LOC117188706 gene encoding protein CDV3 homolog, which yields MSNLEDFFSKKDNKKSKRSPEYLAAEELYKTLEESTKYSSEDNSNLEDAFQSEASGTDSKGASASLKFGIRFSDEAFSEEDEWSDFTEENRRQFTNVPRTLSIALTSPAPAPGPFAGGDLKEEPEQLDTGGDGVDVGSKEGESALATTCPWQKSEQDSHEPSKQNEQSDRKANTPVVKKEIYIPPALRQSQGDFNKRKAQPLQRKAPSPMPFRPQAPDLNSLEYFPSLSDSKILKRSK from the coding sequence ATGTCCAATCTCGAAGATTTCTTTTCCAAAAAGGATAACAAAAAGTCAAAAAGAAGTCCCGAATATTTGGCGGCTGAGGAGCTGTACAAAACGCTCGAAGAATCAACGAAGTATTCGTCGGAGGACAACTCCAACCTGGAGGATGCCTTTCAATCGGAGGCATCGGGAACTGATTCTAAAGGAGCCTCAGCTTCGCTGAAATTCGGGATCCGTTTTTCAGATGAGGCCTTCAGCGAAGAAGATGAATGGTCTGACTTCACCGAGGAGAATCGTCGTCAATTTACTAACGTGCCACGCACCTTATCGATCGCGCTTACATCCCCTGCCCCTGCACCTGGCCCATTCGCTGGTGGCGATCTGAAGGAGGAGCCGGAGCAGCTGGACACTGGAGGTGATGGCGTTGATGTGGGATCAAAGGAAGGGGAAAGCGCGCTCGCCACAACATGTCCCTGGCAGAAGTCGGAGCAGGACAGCCACGAGCCGTCCAAGCAGAATGAACAATCAGACAGGAAAGCGAATACCCCGGTGGTCAAGAAAGAAATCTACATTCCCCCGGCTCTCCGTCAGAGCCAGGGCGACTTTAATAAACGCAAGGCGCAGCCACTTCAGCGCAAGGCTCCGTCTCCGATGCCGTTCAGGCCCCAAGCCCCCGATCTCAATAGCCTGGAGTACTTTCCGTCCTTGAGTGACTCAAAGATACTGAAGCGTTCCAAGTAA
- the LOC117188842 gene encoding borealin-like, whose product MPRTRIVTRQAKREKADQEEKVRLTQIKIDAVLEQVDELEMRAKIEVETQIKLIHARTNKHLIEMKMSEFLNMKLKYFTDYKWKVPEPPTSRARSTDRGRSRTPQTSLLPRSLIQSMDRGHFKRGRTPQKVPPMAFLRFPRAGELVLSSGGSPLAVQTDRRENCADVHIPTKKGVFMVNPLKMKQVNREVLMQLDSNVLNQVKTLKSNLEVIVDMATKMGKM is encoded by the exons ATGCCTCGCACCCGAATTGTGACGCGTCAGGCGAAGCGCGAGAAAGCGGACCAAGAGGAGAAGGTACGCCTAACTCAAATCAAGATCGATGCAGTTCTGGAGCAGGTCGATGAGCTTGAGATGCGCGCCAAGATTGAGGTGGAGACTCAAATCAAGCTCATCCACGCCCGGACTAACAAGCATTTAATTGAGATGAAAATGTCGGAGTTTTTGAATATGAAGCTGAAATATTTCACCGACTACAAGTGGAAGG TTCCCGAGCCACCAACCAGCCGAGCACGCAGCACCGATCGCGGACGTTCGCGTACTCCCCAGACCTCCCTTCTGCCGCGCTCACTCATACAATCGATGGACAGGGGTCATTTTAAGCGTGGAAGAACCCCACAGAAAGTGCCACCCATGGCTTTTTTACGTTTTCCACGCGCCGGAGAGTTGGTGCTGTCCAGTGGCGGCAGCCCGCTGGCTGTTCAGACTGATCGGCGGGAGAACTGTGCCGACGTACACATACCCACCAAAAAGGGCGTGTTCATGGTAAATCCCCTTAAAATGAAGCAGGTGAACCGTGAGGTGCTCATGCAACTGGACTCGAATGTACTGAACCAAGTGAAGACTTTGAAGAGTAATCTGGAAGTAATTGTGGACATGGCCACCAAAATGGGCAAGATGTAG
- the LOC117188840 gene encoding protein CDV3 homolog — MSNLEDFFSKKDNKKSKRCPEYLAAEELYKTLEESTKYSSEDNSNLEDAFQSEASGTDSKGASASLKFGIRFSDEAFSEEDEWSDFTEENRRQFTNVPRTLSIALTSPAPVPGPFAGGDLKEEPEQLDTGGDGVDVGSKEGESALATTCPWQKSEQDSHEPSKQNEQSDRKANTPVVKKEIYIPPALRQSQGDFNKRKAQPLQRKAPSPMPFRPQAPDLNSLEYFPSLSDSKILKRPK; from the coding sequence ATGTCCAATCTCGAAGATTTCTTTTCCAAAAAGGATAACAAAAAGTCAAAAAGATGTCCCGAATATTTGGCGGCTGAGGAGCTGTACAAAACGCTCGAAGAATCAACGAAGTATTCGTCGGAGGACAACTCCAACCTGGAGGATGCCTTTCAATCGGAGGCATCGGGAACTGATTCTAAAGGAGCCTCAGCTTCGCTGAAATTCGGGATCCGTTTCTCAGATGAGGCCTTCAGCGAAGAGGATGAATGGTCTGACTTCACCGAGGAGAATCGTCGTCAATTTACTAACGTGCCACGCACCTTATCGATCGCGCTTACATCTCCTGCCCCTGTACCTGGCCCATTCGCTGGTGGCGATCTGAAGGAGGAGCCGGAGCAGCTGGACACTGGAGGTGATGGCGTTGATGTGGGATCAAAGGAAGGGGAAAGCGCGCTCGCCACAACATGTCCCTGGCAGAAGTCGGAGCAGGACAGCCACGAGCCGTCCAAGCAGAATGAACAATCAGACAGGAAAGCGAATACCCCGGTGGTCAAGAAAGAAATCTACATTCCCCCGGCTCTCCGTCAGAGCCAGGGCGACTTTAATAAACGCAAGGCGCAGCCACTTCAGCGCAAGGCTCCGTCTCCGATGCCGTTCAGGCCCCAAGCCCCCGATCTCAATAGCCTGGAGTACTTTCCGTCCTTGAGTGACTCAAAGATACTGAAGCGCCCCAAGTAA
- the LOC108161136 gene encoding borealin-like: MPRTRIVTRQAKREKADQEEKVRLTQIKIDAVLEQVDELEMRAKTEVETQIKLIHARTNTHLIEMKMSEFLNMKLKYFTDYKWKVPEPPTSRARSTDRGRSRTPQTSLLPRSLIQSMDRGHFKRGRTPQKVPPMAFLRFPRAGELVLSSGGSPLAVQTDRRENCADVHIPTKKGVFMVNPLKMKQVNREVLMQLDSNVLNQVKTLKSNLEVIVDMATKMGKM; this comes from the exons ATGCCTCGCACCCGAATTGTGACGCGTCAGGCGAAGCGCGAGAAAGCGGACCAAGAGGAGAAGGTACGCCTAACTCAAATCAAGATCGATGCAGTTCTGGAGCAGGTCGATGAGCTTGAGATGCGCGCCAAGACTGAGGTGGAGACTCAAATCAAGCTCATCCACGCCCGGACTAACACGCATTTAATTGAGATGAAAATGTCGGAGTTTTTGAATATGAAGCTGAAATATTTCACCGACTACAAGTGGAAGG TTCCCGAGCCACCAACCAGCCGAGCACGCAGCACCGATCGCGGACGTTCGCGTACTCCCCAGACCTCCCTTCTGCCGCGCTCACTCATACAATCGATGGACAGGGGTCATTTTAAGCGTGGAAGAACCCCACAGAAAGTGCCACCCATGGCTTTTTTACGTTTTCCACGCGCCGGAGAGTTGGTGCTGTCCAGTGGCGGCAGCCCGCTGGCTGTTCAGACTGATCGGCGGGAGAACTGTGCCGACGTACACATACCCACCAAAAAGGGCGTGTTCATGGTAAATCCCCTTAAAATGAAGCAGGTGAACCGTGAGGTGCTCATGCAACTGGACTCGAATGTACTGAACCAAGTGAAGACTTTGAAGAGTAATCTGGAAGTAATTGTGGACATGGCCACCAAAATGGGCAAGATGTAG
- the LOC117188841 gene encoding borealin-like: MPRTRIVTRQAKREKADQEEKVRLTQIKIDAVLEQVDELEMRAKTEVETQIKLIHARTNTHLIEMKMSEFLNMKLKYFTDYKWKVPEPPTSRARSTDRGRSRTPQTSLLPRSLIQSMDRSHFKRGRTPQKVPPMAFLRFPRAGELVLSSGGSPLAVQTDRRENCADVHIPTKKGVFMVNPLKMKQVNREVLMQLDSNVLNQVKTLKSNLEVIVDMATKMGKM, from the exons ATGCCTCGCACCCGAATTGTGACGCGTCAGGCGAAGCGCGAGAAAGCGGACCAAGAGGAGAAGGTACGCCTAACTCAAATCAAGATCGATGCAGTTCTGGAGCAGGTCGATGAGCTTGAGATGCGCGCCAAGACTGAGGTGGAGACTCAAATCAAGCTCATCCACGCCCGGACTAACACGCATTTAATTGAGATGAAAATGTCGGAGTTTTTGAATATGAAGCTGAAATATTTCACCGACTACAAGTGGAAGG TTCCCGAGCCACCAACCAGCCGAGCACGCAGCACCGATCGCGGACGTTCGCGTACTCCCCAGACCTCCCTTCTGCCGCGCTCACTCATACAATCGATGGACAGGAGTCATTTTAAGCGTGGAAGAACCCCACAGAAAGTGCCACCCATGGCTTTTTTACGTTTTCCACGCGCCGGAGAGTTGGTGCTGTCCAGTGGCGGCAGCCCGCTGGCTGTTCAGACTGATCGGCGGGAGAACTGTGCCGACGTACACATACCCACCAAAAAGGGCGTGTTCATGGTAAATCCCCTTAAAATGAAGCAAGTGAACCGTGAGGTGCTCATGCAACTGGACTCGAATGTACTGAACCAAGTGAAGACTTTGAAGAGTAATCTGGAAGTAATTGTGGACATGGCCACCAAAATGGGCAAGATGTAG
- the LOC117188707 gene encoding protein CDV3 homolog: MSNLEDFFSKKDNKKSKRCPEYLAAEELYKTLEESTKYSSEDNSNLEDAFQSEASGTDSKGASASLKFGIRFSDEAFSEEDEWSDFTEENRRQFTNVPRTLSIALTSPAPAPGPFAGGDLKEEPEQLDTGGDGVDVGSKEGESALATTCPWQKSEQDSHEPSKQNEQSDRKANTPVVKKEIYIPPALRQSQGDFNKRKAQPLQRKAPSPMPFRPQAPDLNSLEYFPSLSDSKILKRSK; encoded by the coding sequence ATGTCCAATCTCGAAGATTTCTTTTCCAAAAAGGATAACAAAAAGTCAAAAAGATGTCCCGAATATTTGGCGGCTGAGGAGCTGTACAAAACGCTCGAAGAATCAACGAAGTATTCGTCGGAGGACAACTCCAACCTGGAGGATGCATTTCAATCGGAGGCATCGGGAACTGATTCTAAAGGAGCCTCAGCTTCGCTGAAATTCGGGATCCGTTTTTCAGATGAGGCCTTCAGCGAAGAAGATGAATGGTCTGACTTCACCGAGGAGAATCGTCGTCAATTTACTAACGTGCCACGCACCTTATCGATCGCGCTTACATCCCCTGCCCCTGCACCTGGCCCATTCGCTGGTGGCGATCTGAAGGAGGAGCCGGAGCAGCTGGACACTGGAGGTGATGGCGTTGATGTGGGATCAAAGGAAGGGGAAAGCGCGCTCGCCACAACATGTCCCTGGCAGAAGTCGGAGCAGGACAGCCACGAGCCGTCCAAGCAGAATGAACAATCAGACAGGAAAGCGAATACCCCGGTGGTCAAGAAAGAAATCTACATTCCCCCGGCTCTCCGTCAGAGCCAGGGCGACTTTAATAAACGCAAGGCGCAGCCACTTCAGCGCAAGGCTCCGTCTCCGATGCCGTTCAGGCCCCAAGCCCCCGATCTCAATAGCCTGGAGTACTTTCCGTCCTTGAGTGACTCAAAGATACTGAAGCGTTCCAAGTAA
- the LOC108164073 gene encoding protein CDV3 homolog: MSNLEDFFSKKDNKKSKRCPEYLAAEELYKTLEESTKYSSEDNSNLEDAFQSEASGTDSKGASASLKFGIRFSDEAFSEEDEWSDFTEENRRQFTNVPRTLSMALTSPAPVPGPFAGGDLKEEPEQLDTGGDGVDVGSKEGESALATTCPWQKSEQDSHEPSKQNEQSDRKANTPVVKKEIYIPPALRQSQGDFNKRKAQPLQRKAPSPMPFRPQAPDLNSLEYFPSLSDSKILKRPK; this comes from the coding sequence ATGTCCAATCTCGAAGATTTCTTTTCCAAAAAGGATAACAAAAAGTCAAAAAGATGTCCCGAATATTTGGCGGCTGAGGAGCTGTACAAAACGCTCGAAGAATCAACGAAGTATTCGTCGGAGGACAACTCCAACCTGGAGGATGCCTTTCAATCGGAGGCATCGGGAACTGATTCTAAAGGAGCCTCAGCTTCGCTGAAATTCGGGATCCGTTTTTCAGATGAGGCCTTCAGCGAAGAAGATGAATGGTCTGACTTCACCGAGGAGAATCGTCGTCAATTTACTAACGTGCCACGCACCTTATCGATGGCGCTTACATCCCCTGCCCCTGTACCTGGCCCATTCGCTGGTGGCGATCTGAAGGAGGAGCCGGAGCAGCTGGACACTGGAGGTGATGGCGTTGATGTGGGATCAAAGGAAGGGGAAAGCGCGCTCGCCACAACATGTCCCTGGCAGAAGTCGGAGCAGGACAGCCACGAGCCGTCCAAGCAGAATGAACAATCAGACAGGAAAGCGAATACCCCGGTGGTCAAGAAAGAAATCTACATTCCCCCGGCTCTCCGTCAGAGCCAGGGCGACTTTAATAAACGCAAGGCGCAGCCACTTCAGCGCAAGGCTCCGTCTCCGATGCCGTTCAGGCCCCAAGCCCCCGATCTCAATAGCCTGGAGTACTTTCCGTCCTTGAGTGACTCAAAGATACTGAAGCGCCCCAAGTAA